The following is a genomic window from Rhodoferax sp. PAMC 29310.
AGGCGGCCCAGGCAATGGGTTATTTCACCGTGGTGCTGGACCCCGATGTGGTCAGCCCCGCCGGGCTGGTGAGCCACTATCACATCCAGACGGATTACCTGGACGAGCAGGGGCTGGCCCAGCTGATGCAGCGCTGCGCGGCCATCACCACCGAGTTTGAAAACGTGCCGGCGCCCGCCTTGTTGACGCTGGGCGCCGCCCGGCCCACGGCACCCAGCGGCGAGGCAGTGGGCATTGCCCAAGACCGGGCCAAGGAAAAAGCCCACTTTGTGCGCTGTGGCGTGCCGTGCGCGCCCTACGCCCTGCTGGAAACGCCCGAGCAGTTGGCGGCCATCTCCGACGACCTGCTGCCCGGCATTTTGAAAACCACGCGCCTGGGTTACGACGGCAAAGGCCAGGCCCGCGTCACCACCCGTGAAGAACTGGCGACCGCTTGGGCGGACATGAAGCAGGTGGCCTGCGTGCTGGAAAAAATGCTGCCCCTGAAGGCCGAGTGTTCGGTGATCGTGGCGCGCGGTTGGGACGGCACTTGCGTCAACTTGCCGGTGCAGCTCAACCTGCACCGCGAAGGCATATTGGCGGTGACCGAGGTTTATGAAGGAAATGTGCCTTTAGCCCTCGCAGAACGTGCGGTAGAAGCTACTAAATCCATAGCAGAAGGCCTGCAGTATGTGGGCGTGCTTTGCGTGGAGTTCTTCGTGCTGGCCGACGATTCGTTGGTGGTGAACGAGATGGCGCCGCGCCCGCACAACAGCGGCCACTACAGCATCAACGCCTGCGACCAGTCGCAGTTTGACCTGCAGGTGCGCACGCTGGGCGGCTTGCCACTGGTGCAACCGCGCCAGCACAGCCCGTCCATCATGCTGAATTTGCTGGGTGACTTGTGGGTGAACGACGTCACACCGCCGTGGGACCAGGTGCTGGCGCTGCCCGGCACCCATTTGCAGTTGTACGGCAAGCTCAAGGCCAGCAAAGGCCGCAAGATGGGTCACCTGAACATCACCGGCGCCACCGTGGCCGAGGTGCGTGCGACGGCCCTGGCGGCCGCCAAGATCCTTGGCATTGAGCCGTTCTGAGGTTGGGTTAGTTCATGATTCTGGATGGAACTGCTGCGCAATCCATAGCTTCTGGCGCAGCGCTGATAAGGGATGGAAGCCTATTGGGCTTGCCCACCGAGACGGTGTACGGCTTGGCCGCAGACGCTGACAATGCAGACGCCGTGGGTCAAATTTTCAAAGCCAAAGGCCGCCCGGCCGACCATCCGCTGATTGTTCACGTGCTGGACGCCACGGGGGTGGATCACTTTGCGCGGGACGTGCCCCACTTTGCTCGCGCCTTGATCGCCGCCTTCTGGCCCGGCCCGCTCACGCTCATCTTGCCGCGCCGCGACGGGGTGGCGGCGGCGTCCGCCGGGGGGCAAAACTCCATTGGCCTGCGCAGCCCGTCGCACCCCGTGGCGCGGGCCTTGCTTAAGGCCTGCCTGGACGCCAGCGGCGGCCAAGTAGTTTGGGGCGTGGCAGCCCCCAGCGCCAACCAGTTTGGCCGCGTCAGCCCCACCACGGCAGCGCATGTGCACAGTGAGTTTGGCGATGCCGTGACCGTGCTGGACGGCGGGCCATGCGCCGTGGGTATCGAGTCCACCATCATCGACTGCACCCGGGGTGTGCCGGTGTTGCTGCGCCCCGGCGCCATCACACCAGAGCAGGTGCAGGCCGTTTGCGGCCTGGCAGTGCGGACCAAAGAATCATTGGACGACGAGGCGGCCCCCGCGCCTCGGGCCTCAGGCACGCTGGAGTCGCACTACGCCCCGCGCGCCAAGGTGCGCCTGATGGACGCCAAGGCCTTGCAGTCGGCCTTGGATTTGTTGGGCGCTGACATCGACGGCGCCCAGAGTGACAAACCAGTTATTGCCACCTACTCCCGTGGGGTTCTCAAAACCAAGTCGGCCAAAGTCATGAGAAAAGCCATGCCGACCGATGCACCATCGGCCGCCTACCAGCTGTTTGCCGACTTGCGCGCCATGGACGATGCCGGTGTGCAGCTGATCTGGATTGAGACCCCACCGCCTGATTCCGCGTGGGACGGCGTGCGCGACCGCTTGCAACGCGCGGCGAGCTGAAGCTCACATCCAACGCGCAATGACACCTCTCTTTCCAGGAGTGGCGTTTCCCCAATGAATTCAGGCTCTGCGGTACGTCATTGCTACTTGCAGCAGCGAATCCGCGTTCAGGTGAGCGGCTAGCGGGTGGCCTCACCTTCGATAGGCTTGGCTGATGTCGGTCGTCAAGCTCGGTGGTTGAATGACTTGAAAAAGACCCAGAAACGGTCGCTCACCCGGCGCTTTCATAAGTCAAGTACGCAGCGGGACGAGTCATCCGAAGGTGCAACCTGTATGACCGCTTCCGCCCGCACAGCCGACTTTACGGCCAGAGTCCCTGCTGCAACAAACGCAATGTCCGCTTCGAAACGTCAAATTCACGGCCATCAACTTCCGCTTTTGGTCGGAGTGACAGGTAATAATAGACCCATTGCCGCTAGTCAGTTTGCCAAAGTGAAAACCCTAGACCTGCCTTCGCTACAACAACCTATTGATCGGCAATGCTGCTTTGGTATCGGTCAGACCTATTTGATGAATCGTCCTCATACGCCCCATCAACGAAAAATCAGCGGCTGAAGCTGACCTGTTCCGCTCAGGCCGATAGCTGGCCGGCATCTGAATATCTATTTCATCCAAATTAGCTTAATAGTTTAATAAGCACGTCCGGGTGAATAGTCCAACCGATGAGGCCTGCCAGACCCATGAGTACACCGAATCCGGATGGAAAGAGTGCCATCACAAAGAGCCAAGGCAATTGAGTTAGCGACGTCACGGCGAGCAAAGAGATGGCGATGGCAATTGCTGCATCAGACAGGTCAAATTGGTCGTCCTTGAAATTCAACGCGTCGTAAGTTGACTGGTCTTTCTCTGCCTGGGCTTTTAATTCATTCTTCTTTTGATTTTGATCCTTCGCCAACCCTTCGTAAGCGCGAATTTGTGCATCGAAAGCAACTTGCAGTTTGACAGGGGCTGCCAATGCTTGAAGTCGCAATTGAGCTAGTGTCGACTTTGCAATTTCTTCCCGTATGTTGCGCGCTTGATAGAACTGCCAATTGTCAAGTTTATCGGCTTGCGCTTGTTGCATCGCTTGCACAATGTTGTCATCTTTGACCTTGCAAATTCCCATAAAGGTGGCGAGCAGCGCAACGGTGATGGCCACCGCGGGATTGAGCCAAGGCAACCTCTTTGTGACGTTTGCCGACTTGGCGGACTCTATGACTTCAAGGGGATCAAATTCCATATTTTTACTCCAACGATCGATGGGTGGTGAAAGCGATAAAGGTGAGGCGCCTGCATACAAGAGAAGACGGTGTTGGTGGCAATGCTTCCCAAGCAGCCAGGTGCGATATCAAACAGTAGTTTCCAATGGAGGAATGGCCGGCCCGCTAAATCTGAACCCTTGTGCCGAGTTCAATCACGCAGTTATTGGGCAATTGAAAAAAGCTGGACACACTGCCTGCGTTCCGAGACATAAAGGCAAAGCAGACTTCCCGCCAATGGCTCATTCCGGCCCCTTTGGTTGGCACCACAATTTCCCGACTCAGGAAGTAGGAAGTCTCAAAGAGATTGATGGGTGCGCCGTTAAAAGAACAGAGTTCAAGTGCTTTGGGAACATCCGGCGTGTTCTTGAATCCGTAGTTGACCTGCACTGTCCAGAAGCCTGTCGTGAGCGACATTACTTTCACACGTTCTTCAAACGGTATCCAGGGAACGTCGTGGAACTTCACAGTGAGAATCACATTGCGCTCGTGCAGTACCTGGTTGTGCTTGAGGTTGTGCATCAGGGCTTGCGGCACGGTGCCTGGATTAGCAACGGCATAAACAGCGGTTCTTGCAACCCGATGAACGCGATCAACCAACAAGCGATTGGCGAACGGCAAAAGCTCTGGATCATCGCGACGAATACTGTCAATCAGCAGTTCACGACCCCGGTGCCAGGTGGCCATGACAAAGAAAATAGCCACGCCCAGCAACAGGGGAAACCAGCCGCCCTGGAAGAACTTGAGAGAACAAGACATCACCAGCAGCACATCCAGAACCAGGAAGACGCCAGTCGCCACAATTGCCAGCGGCAGCGGGTAACCCCAGCCGTCTCGAACCAAAAAATACGTCAAGACCGTTGTGATGAGCATGGTCACTGTCACTGACATGCCGTAAGCGGCCGCCAACGCGGAAGAACTACCGAACCCCAGTACAGCAATGATGACGGCCACTAACAAGAGCCAATTCACCCCCGGCAGATAGATCTGCCCTGCATTCTTGGCCGAGGTGTAATTGACCTGCATTCTTGGAAGCAAACCCAGTTGCATCGCCTGCTTGGTCATTGAATAGGCGCCTGTTATGACCGCCTGCGAGGCAATCACAGTCGCCACGGTCGCGAGCACGACGGCTGGAATGAGCCAAAACGATGGAAAGAGGCGATAGAACGGATTTCCCAATGCGCTCGGGTCGCGAAGGAGCAACGCGCCCTGCCCCATGTAGTTGATGGTCAATGCAGGCAACACTAGACCAATCCAGGCGAGCTGTATTGGTCGTTTTCCAAAATGCCCCATATCGGCATAAAGGGCTTCTGCCCCGGTGAAGGCCAGCACAATCGCGCCGACGGCAACAAACACATGCCAGCCTTGTGAGCGTAAAAAATGAAACGCGTTCAAGGGGTTCAGTGCGGCCAGAATGGTTGGTTCTTGCAGAATTTGCGTGACACCGGTCACGGTTAGAACGCCGAACCACAGCGCAATGACTGGTCCAAACATCCGTCCGACTGTGGCCGTGCCAAACCGCTGCATGGCAAACAAGCCAATCAGAACCGCGATGCAAATAGGCAGCACGTAGGGCTTGAAAGCTGGGGTGATCACCTCCAGTCCCTCGACCGCGCTGAGTACGGAAATCGCCGGTGTGATGACGGTATCCCCGTAAAACAGTGCGGCTCCGAAAACGCCGGTCATCAGCAGGATCAGCCGGCGCCGAGGTGTTTTTCCAGCCGCATTGGCAACAAGTGCAGTTAACGCCATGATGCCGCCTTCGCCGCGATTGTCTGCGCGCAAAACGAGCAACACATATTTCAGCGTCACAACCATCATCAGGCCCCAAAAAATGACGGACACGGAGCCAATGATGTGAGCTGCGTCCAGCGGGATTGCGGTTGCAGTACCGAAGATTTCCCTCATTGTGTACAACGGGCTCGTGCCAATGTCGCCGTACACAACGCCCATGGCGCCAAGGGTCAGCCCGGCAATGCTTTCTCGATCGTCTTTGATACTCATTGCAACTTAATGACAGTGAACAGGATGTCACTGTCGCCGCGATGGCATCAGGAAAGCATAAGGATCGATATTTCTTCAAACAGCCAAGCGATACCCGATGCCAATTTCCGTCAAGAGGTGCCGGGGTTCTGCCGGGTCGCGTTCAATCTTTGCTCGCAACTGGGCCATGTAGAGTCGCAAATAGTGTGTGTGCTCCGTGAATTCAGGCCCCCACACGTCCGAGAGCAGGTGGCGATGGGTCACCACCCGACCGGCACTGCGCACCAGGCGTGCCAGCAGTTTGAATTCGGTCGGCGTGAGGTGCAAGGTTGCTCCGCCGCGTTGCACCTGGCGCAACGTCAGGTCCACCCGAAAATCGTCCAGTTCGTGGATCTTGATAGCGGCATCCAGCGCGGTACCTCGATGGCGTAGCGCGACACGAATACGGGCCAAAAGCTCGGCAACACTAAAGGGTTTGGTCAGGTAGTCGTCCGCACCCGCATCGAGCAATTGTATTTTTTGAGCTTCCTGGTGGCGAGCGGAGACCACGAGGATGGGCAGCGAATGGTGTCTTCTCACTTCGTGCACTAGGTCAATGCCGTCTCCATCTGGCAGCCCCAAATCCAGCACCATGACATCGGGCGGCGTGTTGTGCAAGAGGGCCTTGGCCTCACTCACAGTCACTGCCGTTCTCACATCAAACCCTTCGACAGTCAATGAAGACTGCATCAAGGCTCTTATCTCACGGTCGTCTTCAACGACCAGAACGCGCAGGGTCATGTGTACTCACTTGGTGGTTGCGGCTGGTCGAGTGGCAGTGACAACGTGAAGTTGCTGCCGCCGCCCTTTCGGCGCCTGAAGGTCAAGCTGCCACCATGTGCTACGGCAATGGCGCGGCATACGGCTAGTCCTAGACCGGCGCCACGTTGCCCGGAATGGTCGTTGTGTGAAAACGGTTCGAATAGGGTTTCAACTTGCTCGGCAGGGATTCCCGGCCCGAGGTCCTTGACGCAAACTCGCAATTCATCGTCGCAGACATTGACATTCAGTTCGATTACGTCGCTGCTGTATTTAAGCGCGTTGTCTAGCAGGTTAGCTACCAACTGCGCCAGCAGGACTGGGTCCACCTTGATCAATGGCAATTGCTCCGGGACTGTCGACTTGATGCGTCGCGAGGGGTCACGTTGGCGGACACGAGCCAGTACCGCGCCCACTATTTCCTCCATGGATTCCCAATCCCGGCTGAGAACTTGGGAGGAGTGGGTCAGTCGAACCAGTTGCAGCGTGTTGTCTGTCACGGTGGATAGGTAGGTGGCCTCGCTGATGATGCTGCTCAACAACCGGTCCTGTTCCGCCCTGCTAAGTTTGTCGCGCTGGGTTTGCAATGCGGATGCAGCTCCCACGACAGCGGCCAAAGGGGTGCGCAAATCGTGTGAAATGGCTGCCAGGAAAGTGCTCTGAACTTGCTGCCGCTGCGCTTCGTGCTCGGCCGCCAACATCGATGAAATCAGTCGCACACGCCAAAGGGCCTGTCCCAGCAAGCTGCACAGTGTCTGGGCGTGCTCGCGACCACTGGCATCCCCAGCCAATGCGGGCTGAACACGAACCGCGCCACTGACCTGCCCTTTCGCTCCCAATGGCAAATACCAGGCTTCGAGTCCCGGCCAACGCCCGGTACCTGGCCCCAATATTGCTGACTCCTTGATGCAGCATTGCATGGCATCAACTATGGAAGAAGTGAACTCACCCTGCAGGGCATCGGCATCTTTGCGCAAGGCCAGTACGCAAGGTCCGCCAAATGCGGAGTTAAGGGCGATTTGGCCCAACCCAGCAATTTCATCTGCGCTTGTCGCGTCAGCGAGGTCCGTGGCCAGCATCTGTAGTTGACCCGCCCGCTGCGCGTTCAGTCGTGCAGCTTGCGTTTCTCTTTTCAGGCTAGCCGCCAAGTTGCTGATAACCAGCGCGACCAACAGCATCGTGAGTAGGGCAATCAGATGCTCTTGACTGTCAACCTGGAATGTAAGCCGCGGTGAAACAAAAAAGAAATTGAATGCGGTGACAGCACCGACAGCACACACCGCCGACTCTTTCCATCCGAGCGTGTAGGACGCCATTGCCACTGCCAGAACGTACAACATTGCCTGGCTTGTCAGGGACACATGATGGTCTACCACGTAGCCAAAGGCCGTGGCGCCGGTCAGCAACAAGGCAACAATAAACCAGCGCGTTAGCGATGGGTATCGGAAGGTGGAAACAGCAAAAAGGTGCATGCTGTCGGCAGCGTACCACCGGTCGCATCAGGATTGCATTAGGAAGTCGCCCAGGCGGCAAAGACAGACTGCAATAGAGAGCATCACAGCACAATCCTCCTTGTGCTGAATAACCGAAGCGACAGTTAATCTCCGCACGATGTACAAATCAGATATCGACAACGACAGACGGGTTTCATTTGGGTTTGTGGGATGCCTGCACGCGACAAGAAAAATGATGGGCGCAATGCTGGCCTGTCGTTCGGGGTCGCGAGCGGTCCATGACGGAAACTGCTTCGAGTACAGAGACTGTCAAGTGATCGGCACACCTATGAATGTTTAATGGTACGTCGTTCGGTTTCGAACGCGCGCATAGTCGACTCCATGGCTTGCATCCCATTTTTCACAACCTCAGTGACCGCTTTGCGGCCTCGAGTTCAAGGCCATTACCTACCGCTTTGGGTCGGGACGAGTCATCCGAAGGTGCAACCTGTATGACCGTACATGGACGCTCCCGTAATGCCAAGCGGTCATTCTTTTTTGGCTTGATGGTATAGATTGCACCCGTACATTCGGACTTTCATTGTGACTTTGGGTCACTGTCCCTGATGGGATTCGCTGGTTGGCTCCACTATAGCTTCCACGCACTCTAGAGTGCTTAGACATTCTCGGGTTTTGCCGACCCCGGTCTTACCTGTCTTGCCATCACTTCATGATCGCTTGAGCAATCGGTGGTTCTATTCTCCCTGCTTGGTTGTTGCTTTACTAGTCGTCTGTTTGGCTCAGGCCGACCTGACTGTCGTGTAGTCGGATCGAAACTCTCGGTCATGCGCCAGTAGGGCCCACGCAATACGCGCGTTCTTGTTGGCCAGTGCCACCGTTGCCACGTTCTTGTGGCGCCGACTGAGCACACCGTTGATCCAGCCGCAGGCTTCGGGTTTTTGCGGAGCACGGTAAATGACCGCGCGCGCGCCGTGTATCAGCAGAGAGCGCAAGTAAGAATCACCGCGCTTACTGATGCTGAGCAAGTTCTGTTTGCCGCCGCTGGAGTTCTGCTTGGGTACCAAGCCCAGCCAAGCTGCCACTTGGCGACCGTTCTCGAAGTTCTTTGCATCTCCCAATGAGGCCACCAGTGCACTGGCGGTGATGGGGCCAATACCAGGCACCTTGGCCAGCTTGCTGCTGGCTTCACTCAGGCGGTGCCATTTGACTATTTGCGACTCCAGCTCGTCAACCTGGGCGTCAAGCACTTTGAAGTGCTCAATCAGTCGCAATATGAGCAGCCGAAATGCTCCGGGCAGCTCGTTACTGGCGTCTTCTATGAGTTCTGGCACCTGCTTGGTGATGTGCTCGATGCCTTGGGGAACTATGAGGCCAAACTCCGACAGCAGTCCGCGGATCTGGTTGGACTGGGCCGTGCGGGCGATCACAAAGCCCTGACGTACCCTGTGCAGCGAGAGAACACCTTGCTGCTCCACGTTCTTGATCGGCACAAAGCGCATGTTGGGCCGCGCGACTGCCTCACAGATGGCCTGCGCATCGGCCGCACCGTTCTTGTTGGTCTTGACATAGGGTTTCACAAACTGAGGCGACATCAGCCGAACGTCATGCCCCATAGCGCGCAGCTTGCGCGCCCAGTGGTGAGCGCTGCCACAGGCTTCCATGCCAACCAGACACGGCGGCAGATTGACAAAGAATGCAGCCACTTGATCGCGGCGAAGTTGCTTCTTGATGACTGGCTCGCCAAACTCGTTAACGCCATGCACCTGGAAAACGTTCTTCGCCAGGTCAATACCGACTGTTGTAACCTTCATGGTGGACGCTCCTATCTGTTCAAGTGGTTGCTGCGAAGCTCCACTTTGGCACATTGCGATGCCGGTGGGTGGGAGCGTCCATCCCATTGCTTCCGCACGCGTAGCGGTCTTTCGCTACTGTCTCAGCAATGCCCACTTGACTTACGCGCCTGACAAGCGGAGTGCTTGGTGGCGTGAAGCAGTGACCGCGACGCTCAGGGGCAGACAATCGTGCCCAGCCAGCCCGCAGGCAGCTCGAGGTCCACCACTTGCAGGGCCGCCAGGCGGGATTGCAAAGCCGGGCTCCATTCCACCAGACCCAGTGACAAGCATTTGAGGCCCGCCTCGTGGCGAGCCCAGGCGCGCAGGAACTGCTGGTTTTGGGAGACCAACGGTTGTGACGCGAGTTGCCTTGCCATCGCCGGCCCCATGTAGTCGTGCGCGACGGCGTGCCAGTCAAAGGCCGGTGACTCGCAGACGATGTCCACGCCCACCGGCCCCAAGCGGTTCACGGCCGCCACCGATAGGCCTGCCTCATGGCTCACCGACAAGCCCCACTCCGGCGAATGCGGGCCCTGCGCTCGCAAAGGCTGGCCCGGCGTGTGGGTCAGCGTGACGTCGGCGGGCTCGCAACCCCACATCTCGCCCAGAATGCCTGTGAGGCAGGTGCGGATGGCTTGGCGCGCCACCGTGCGATCCGGGTTGTCTGGCGTTTTCACGGCGATGACGAACAGCGGCTCTGACCGTGGAACGAGGGCCGACCAAGGCGACCCGGTGTCGACTTGTACGACCGGCACCGGTCCAGTCGGGGTTCGCATCACACCCTGGCAGGCGCTGCCGGGCAGCCGAGCCAGCTGCTGGCGGCGGGAATGTGCTCGCCCTTCATGACCAGGGTGAGTGGGCCGAGCTTGGCGTTGTCGCCCACCACGGCGCTGTACAACACGGCACTGCGCGGCCCCATGTAGACCCGGCTGCCGATGGTGACGTGGTCAATCTTCATGATGCGGTCTTCAAACAAATGGGTCTGCGGACAGGCCAGCCCGTTCACCTCACTGTGATCGCCGATGGTGACGCAGTCAAATTCGGTGATGTCGGTGGTGTCCAGGTACACCCCGCGCCCAATGCGGCAGCCCAGCAAGTTCAGCGCCAGGGGCAACCACGGCGTGCCTCGCAGGTAGCGCATGAAATTGGGCACTGCAATGCCCTCGTACAGATTGGTCACCGCCTCGGACAGCCACACAAAGGGTGTCCACATCGGCACACTTCGGGTGCCGTAGCGGCCCAGCAGCAGCCATTTCAGCGCCAAAACAAAGGCAAAGGTGCCTACGCCATAGAGCAGGCCGGTCATGGCCAGATAGCCCGTCACTGCGGCCCACTGGCCGTCACCTGCCAGGGGCATCAGGTTCAGCACCACGGTGTAGCCCACGGCAATCACAATGGCATGCGGCGTGATGATGCGCGCGGCCTCCACCAAGCCCCGCCCCAGCCGACGCCACAGGGAGGGGCGAAAGGTCAGGTGCTCGGCGAAACCGCGCACCACTTCGCGGGCGGGCAGGTTCATGGGCGGCGAGCCCAGCCAGGTGTCGCCGTCGTGCATGGCGGTGTTGTCGGGCACGGTGGAATGCACACCCACCAGCACGTTCTCAGGCAGCACCGTGCCGTCGGGAATGTAGGCCCCGTTGCCCACAAAGCTGCGCCGTGAAATCACGGTTGGCTGCATGGTCATCCAGCCGCCATCGATTTTTTCGTCGCCCAGCATCACCGCGTCGGCGATGAAGGTGTCGTCCCCCAGGGTCAGCATGTCGGGCACCAGGCCCTGTGCGGTCGAAATTTCTGCGCCTTTGCCCACTTTGGCGCCCAGCAGGCGGTACCAAAATGGCGCGTACACCGTGGCATACACGCCGTGCAAAACACTGAGGCTGGACTCCTGAATCTGGTTGACCAGCCATTTGGCGCAGTACAAATTGCTGTGCACCGGCCAGCTGCCAGGCTTCATGCGTGGCAAGACAGTCCAACGTATGACAGCAGACAACAGCACTGTACAAACAATCATCAAGCCTGACGCGGGGAAGGCCATCACAAAGTACTTGGCCAGCTGAAAGCTGACATCCGAACTTTGCAGCCAGGGGTACAGCTCGGTGTTGTCCAGCAGGTCCATCAGCACAAAGGTTGGAAACACGGGCAGAAAAAAGACCGTGGTGATGGCCAGCGCCCCCAGTAGGAAGTAAACCGATTCCAGCGCCAGGCGGCGCCGGCTCACGGCTGGGCGTGGCGGGTTGCTGGCTGGGTCAAAGGCGCCGGCATCGCGTGCTGGCGCGCCGCGCCAAATTCGCCCCTCTGGCAGATTTACGCCGTCGCTCAAGGCCGATTGCCCTTCCAGGTGGCCGCCCGCGCCGATGCGGGTGTTGCCCTCCAGAATTGCGCACGAACCTACGCCGGCGTTGGCCCCCAGCTCAATTGCCCCCAGGCGTAGCCAGCCGTGCTCGACGCGGGCGTTCTCGAAATTGGTCGCATTGCCAATGCTCACGCCGTCGCCCACGGTCAGCAGGTCAGGCGCACGCAGAGAGATCGAGCCGATGACCACGTCACGCCCAATACGGGCGCCCAGCGCGCGAAGCCACCAGCAGTACAAGGACGAGCCGTTGAGCAAGTAGGTGGGGGCAGCCTCGATCAGCCGGTCGGCCAGCCACCAGCGGTAATAGGTCATGCCCCACAGGGGGTAGCGCCCCGGCTTGAGCCGCCCGGCAATCAGCCACTTGCCGGCAATGGCCAGGCCAAACTCCAGCAACGTCATGACCAGGAACGAGGCGGTGGCCACCACAATGGCCAGGGCCAGCGAGTCGTCCGGCTCACCGGTGAAAAAGTGGTACATGAAGAACGGCGCCAGCCATTGCCCCATGCGAAACGCCACCAGCGCCGGAATGACCGCCGCCTGGGCGAGGCCGCAGCGCCAGCGCCGCCAAGTGGAGGGCACCTCCCAGGTGGTGTCAACGGGCGGGGTGTCCACGGGCGCTTGGGCCAGTGCGCTGGCAATGCGGCCAATCTGGCGGTTTTGGTAAATGTCGCGCACCGTGACGTGGGCAAAGCGGGCGTCGGCGCGCAGGGCGGACGCCAGCCGTGCCGCAAACAAAGAGTGCCCGCCCAGATCGCTGAAGAAGTCGGCGCTGCGGCGAATAGGTTGACCGGGAAACAGCGCGGCCAGTGCGGCGAACAAGGCGGCTTCCGCGGGCGTTTCGGGCGTGTCCGCATCGGCGGGGTTGTGCACCTGGGGCGCCAAAGGCCAGGCTTTCAGGGCCTTGCGGTCGATCTTGCCCGAGGTGAGGCGGGGCATCTCCGTGAGCAGCTCAAAATAGCCGGGCACCATATAGGGCGGCAGTGCCTGGCTCAAGGCGCCGCGCAGTGTGCCGGGCTGCAGCGTGACTTCAGCGTCGCTCACCAAAAACGCCACCAGTTGGTCCAGCCCGCCTTCTTGCCGCAACACCACGGCTACCGTTCCCACGCCGGCTTGTTGGGCTAAAACGGCCTCTATCTCGCCCAACTCGACCCTAAATCCGCGAATTTTGACTTGATCGTCGGTACGGCCCAGGCATTGAACCTGGCCGTTGGCGTCGATGCGGGCCAGGTCGCCGGTGCGGTACAGGCGGGCCTGATTCGGTTGACTGGCCCAGGGGTTTGGCAGGAACTTCTCAGCCGTCAGGTCCGGTCGCCCCAGGTAGCCGTCGGACACGCCGGGCCCGGTGATGCACAGCTCGCCCACCTCGCCTCGGGGCATCAGCGTCAATTCAGCCGTGGACTCGGCGTCAATCACCAGCATCCCATAGTTGGGCAGGGGCCGGCCAATCGTGACGGCTTCGCCCGCGTGCAACTCGGCCAAGCTCGCGGACACCGTGGTTTCTGTGGGGCCGTAGGTGTTGAACATCTGCCGACCGGGCCGCGCCCAGCGGGCCACCAACGAGGGCGGGCACATCTCGCCGCCTAGGTTGATCAACCGCAGGCTGGGCACCTCCTGGGTGAACAGCGCCAGCAAGGTGGGCACGGCGTGCAACACGGTGATGCCGTTGGCCTGCAGGGCCACGGGCAAGGCTTCGGGGTCGGAGGCCACGTCTTTGGGCGCAATCCACAACGTGGCGCCGGCCAGGTAGCTGATCCAGATTTCCTCAAACGACATGTCAAAGGCCACCGAGA
Proteins encoded in this region:
- a CDS encoding Pls/PosA family non-ribosomal peptide synthetase — encoded protein: MTDVVVHPDMLLGSLLPDLIRVEVLADLLEATGERLPDQTALIFGDRRLSYRELNQAADRVASQLLKAGVQPGQVVGLCLPRGIELLIMQAGIAKTGAAWLPLEADTPVDRIAVCLADAQSPGLVGCAQLALSFSALPCPVWTAEALLAPTKDPLQRRTHVLPNHPAYVIYTSGSTGKPKGIAINQGSICHFLRSENARLEVNDRDRVYQGFSVAFDMSFEEIWISYLAGATLWIAPKDVASDPEALPVALQANGITVLHAVPTLLALFTQEVPSLRLINLGGEMCPPSLVARWARPGRQMFNTYGPTETTVSASLAELHAGEAVTIGRPLPNYGMLVIDAESTAELTLMPRGEVGELCITGPGVSDGYLGRPDLTAEKFLPNPWASQPNQARLYRTGDLARIDANGQVQCLGRTDDQVKIRGFRVELGEIEAVLAQQAGVGTVAVVLRQEGGLDQLVAFLVSDAEVTLQPGTLRGALSQALPPYMVPGYFELLTEMPRLTSGKIDRKALKAWPLAPQVHNPADADTPETPAEAALFAALAALFPGQPIRRSADFFSDLGGHSLFAARLASALRADARFAHVTVRDIYQNRQIGRIASALAQAPVDTPPVDTTWEVPSTWRRWRCGLAQAAVIPALVAFRMGQWLAPFFMYHFFTGEPDDSLALAIVVATASFLVMTLLEFGLAIAGKWLIAGRLKPGRYPLWGMTYYRWWLADRLIEAAPTYLLNGSSLYCWWLRALGARIGRDVVIGSISLRAPDLLTVGDGVSIGNATNFENARVEHGWLRLGAIELGANAGVGSCAILEGNTRIGAGGHLEGQSALSDGVNLPEGRIWRGAPARDAGAFDPASNPPRPAVSRRRLALESVYFLLGALAITTVFFLPVFPTFVLMDLLDNTELYPWLQSSDVSFQLAKYFVMAFPASGLMIVCTVLLSAVIRWTVLPRMKPGSWPVHSNLYCAKWLVNQIQESSLSVLHGVYATVYAPFWYRLLGAKVGKGAEISTAQGLVPDMLTLGDDTFIADAVMLGDEKIDGGWMTMQPTVISRRSFVGNGAYIPDGTVLPENVLVGVHSTVPDNTAMHDGDTWLGSPPMNLPAREVVRGFAEHLTFRPSLWRRLGRGLVEAARIITPHAIVIAVGYTVVLNLMPLAGDGQWAAVTGYLAMTGLLYGVGTFAFVLALKWLLLGRYGTRSVPMWTPFVWLSEAVTNLYEGIAVPNFMRYLRGTPWLPLALNLLGCRIGRGVYLDTTDITEFDCVTIGDHSEVNGLACPQTHLFEDRIMKIDHVTIGSRVYMGPRSAVLYSAVVGDNAKLGPLTLVMKGEHIPAASSWLGCPAAPARV